From the genome of Solanum dulcamara chromosome 12, daSolDulc1.2, whole genome shotgun sequence:
TTAAATGGGTTTGacccttattttattttaggtttacaaataaaaattatcaatattatacatattttatatgtttagggataaaatataataaattcttaacggattaacggtttacccattaacaaaattgagtaatccatcccccacaccgataagccgttaattataaaatttaaatccatgCTCCATCCGCTAATCCGATAACTCAATACCAATAaaccaataagccaattttgcggTTGGGTTATCGGTAGCGGACGGTTTTGAACAGCCCTACAACCTGCCGATGACCTGAGAGAGTTAATGCAATAACTTTTCATGTTATGAGTCTCCATATAGCATATATTGATGTCTTTtgtcatgattttttttattggaatACCATTTTATTGATTGAAGCttgtttgatttgaaaatatctcctttttctttttctctatgAAGAGAGTTGAAGATGCCCCTTTTATTCCCTTTGATGCGGGGCATATATAGGAAGAATTCTACTTGGAGCTAATTTTAAAAGCAAAGCTTCTCAATATCACATTTTTAGTACTACTTGACTCCTTGTATGAGACGAAGATATTTTAATCTTCTAATTGCCAGTTTTATCACAAGCAAAAAGCACAAAAAAGTCTTAAGGTCTGTTGGTGCTTTAAGTGCAAAAAAGcgtgggctttaatgaaaaaggTGCAAAGGGAGAAACAAATACAAAtgtatatgtttagtccaagactaataattataagcatgaatgacaaatatatgaaacaaagaagttgaatttttttttacaataaaaTGTAATATCAGTTGTTTAATGTTGCCGCTTCAGAAGAGGCTCCCTTGATGATGACACTAAAGCTCACATCAAGCGAGGTGAAGCGCTCAACATGTTTTGAGTCCCGCTTCAGGCGTTGAGCGTGCTTTAACTCTGCTAATTACTGCCGGATATGGTTAGTGTCTTGGGGTCCTAGATGTTGGCAGTTTAGATGATAGATCACGAGCATACATGTAAAGACAAGAGATGAACAAATTTAATGTTTCATAATGATGTGATTTTGAACAGTGTAGAGGCCCCCTTCTATCCCAATGTTCCCCTTTAGTTTGTGTTTTCTTCGAGTAGTACCTGAGAATTTCAGACTTGCAAGTTTTTCCTACACGTACATTCCCTTGTTTCACCATTGACATCAATCATGATTCCTTCCAAATTTAAGTCACGGGCTATGAAGTATTCTTgtcatttcatgaacatatgAAAATAACACCACTAGGATCTTTTAGTTCTACTTAGTTTCATTGTCCGACTGTTGTGCAGATTTTATGCCCAGTGTATTGCAACAATAGTCTATATTATAGGAACACTTTTTCGAGGTACCTGTCTTTAACtactctaattttttttttttggctcgAATGTTGTGATAATTCTTTTACAtattttgaactttgaaatACTAGGCCATAATTTACCTTATAGGCTTGAAACTACTTCACAAGCAATTGAAGACAAGAAGACATAAGATAAGCAATTGTGAAGGAATCAGGAATCAAAAGTTGCTAACATGCTTATTACAGCAGCAAATAAtggaaaacagaaaaaaaaatgttacaACCAATTCACACAACTATGCAAGTGAAACCTCTAAATTTATTGATGCTTTGTGTGTATAGATATTAGAAGTTTAAGTATCCTCTCGCTGGACTTGCATGTGATTTACCTATATAACACAATTGTGGACTATTGCCAAGGTACTGATCTAATTAAGAAGCATGCAGCTTCACATGAATAGTTGTGCAATATCATTTCTGTCAATAAGCATACAGCAGTTGCTCGTTTGGGTCTTCTTACTCTAATTCGTTTGCTGTAGATGTTTGGTCTTGCTTATTAACcattttgctttcttttctaCTTCATAATACCAATTCTTCACTTAGAAGTTTTAAAATGCTGCACCCATGGGTGTGGCCTATTGGTTAATGAAGTGGGTTTGGAACTATGAGATCTCAAGTTCAAAATCTAGCAGATACAAAAATACTATGTGATTTTTTTCCATCTGTCTGTCTTGGTGTCTTGGCTTTGGTGGACTGAGTTACCTGGTACCTAACTCTAGTACTTGTTGGTGGGAGGTGGGCGCGTGCAAGCTAGCTCAGACACCAcggttataaaaaaataaaagatattgaTTTGACCATACTATCAGATGgggaaggaaaaaaagaagagaagctttATGCTTTataagaataagagagaaagaaCGAAGCTTTATGTTTGAAAATATCTATTATTGTGAAGCTTGAGACATGTGGACTACCTTAGTTGTTCAATGTTCAAACTACGGTTGCTTGTCTCAAGAATTTCAGCTTTCtttttaaactctttttttttttccagtttcaATAAGAAAGCTGACATTATTGAGACACACAAAGGGAGTTTGAACATTGAACAATTAAGATAGTCCACATGTCTCAAGCTTCTCAATAATTTCAGCTTTCTTTTATCATTTGTGTTTTTGATATTGGAAGAAATCACATCTTACAATTAAAACAGGTATAGGATACTTCCTCCAACGTTTCAGTCTTCACATATAAGATGTTTGATTGATTTTTCTTCACCATTTTTCTCAGGATTTTGGGGGAAATATTGTTGTTGGGCAAGCGGAGAACAAGACTACTGGTAGGATATTCCAACTTAAATCTCTGAAGAGGAACATGTCTCTTGCTTTATAATGCGTAACTATGTCTATGCATGCTACAtgtaaaaacaatttttttcaatGGATATAGACAAATTTTCTATGAATATGTCTATTCATGTAGCAATTGcagtgtgtttggtatgacgGAAAGTGCTTTCCAATTTTCCCATGTTTGGTTGGTAAAATTTTTGTAAAACATTTCATTTAGGAAAACAAGCTTcttaaaaatgaggaaaatgacttcccTTGTGGAAGTAGAGTTAACAAGTTCCATAAGTGGCATTCCACGTTAATTGTCTCCTCCCTACCCTCCAACACACCCCACCTCCACCCTCGTAGCTCTCATCCTCACCATCCTCATACTCCTCCCCTTCACTACCACCCAATAGTGCTTGTCTAGATTATATAAAATGTGTTTGGGACAATATTTTCTTCTTACTTGACAAACAccaaaaaataagtaagaaattcacttattttccatggaaaacattttctttcATACTAAACACACCCTTGAGTGTTTAGCCTTCTCTTTTAATGTGATCctgtctcttttctttttcgtGGATGGAGCTAATGTAACCTTTAGATCTATTTAGATTTTTAAGCTATTCCTCTTTGCAATATTGTTTTTCCAGGATTTCCTTTGTTGGATGGATTGACGGAAGAGCACTTAGGAGTAAATGTATGTAGTTCTGCAACCTTATGTTTTTACATGTTCTCGTCACAAAAATGAATCTTTACATGTTGATTAATTCTTTTTGTCTCCATCTGATACAATAATAAGATTAACCTTTGATATGTGTAACAGAGCACAGGTGTTGTTGacttaacaaaaaaaaacaagagcACAGATGTTGGTGACTTGGCAAAAACAAAGCAGAGCACAGGTGTTGGTGACTTGCCAAAAACAAAGCAGAGCACAGGTGTTGGTCACTTGGCAGGAAAAAAGCAGAGCACAGATGTTGGTTCTACGCCTGGTGCCACTGAGAATATCAGAGACATTGATGAGGGTGAGAAATTATGTGAGCTAAAATTTGGGAGCTACTGTTTATGGCGTCGCAATCATAAGGAGAAAGTTAATGATTTCACTGTTAGAAAGATGAAAGACTTGTTGTATGTGGCTCGGGCATATTATCCTAGCATCGCAAAGCTTCCGGCTCTTGACAAGCTGTCACATGAAATGAAGCAAAACATTCAAGACTTTGAGCGGGTGCTTAGTGTAACTACGGTGGACAAAGATCTTCCTCCTCTGTATGTGCAAATAGTTTCCTCGCAACTATGCAACAATACAAATGTTTGGACTCGGTCTTATTTTTAAATGATCATGTAGTGTCAAAATGTTTAATCTTATCTTTTTGTGATTAAGATTGAGAAATGGGTATAGCTTACTTTATATGTTTTGGGAAGCGTTTTGACTTTTGTTGTTGGTTATTGCTGTCTAGATGTTATGCCTTCATGCAATTTAGACTTAGCCTCAGCTCAACTCAAATAGATCAGGAGCAATTTGTTTGATTCTAGATGCAGAGTTCAACATTCCTCAGTATCTACTTCTCAGGCTTGATTGTCTCCTTTCCTTCTTCTcccatctctctctctctctctcccccccctctctctctctctctctcattcTCTTCCTTTAGTGACGCCGATAGAAGTATTCTTGGGCATTTGGTCAACTGTCTTGTCGAATAAGTTCTAGCAATTTAAAACTTTTCAAATAACATCCACTCATTTACTTCAAATAGTGGTAACATATTAAGATCCCAAGCATTCACCTCTTTGAATCACATTACTTTTAACCTGGCCTAACTCCTAACTCCAGTAGTTGAGCTTTGCTTCTAATCTGCCTTCTAGTCTAATTACTTTTTGTTGCATTTGTTTGTTAGCTTTAATCAGGCAGAGAAGTATCTCAACTACTTGTTTCTTGTCTTCCACTTATTCATTCGCCTGTAGGTAGAAGAAATCTGTAAAGGCGTCTTTTCATTATATTCTGTAAACCTTTTACAGAAAATTCATGCTTTTGCTTGTTCACCAGGATTGATCAGAAGCTACCTAAGATGGAAGCTGTAATTGCTCAAGCGAAGGCATGCCGCGTAGATTGCAGTAATGTAGACAAGAAATTCAGACAACTAGTTGATCTTACTGAAGATGAGGCTACTTTCCATATGAGACAGAGTTCCTTCCTCTACCAACTAGCAGTTCAAACCATGCCCAAGAGTTATCATTGCCTGTCAATGCGATTAACTGTCGAGTATTTTAGATACCCTCCACCTGATATTGATCAGTCATTGGCAGAGAGACATTTGAATCCAGATCTTCACCACTTCGTTATATTCTCCAGCAATGTGCTAGCATCATCTGCCGTAATTAACTCCACTGTAACTCATGCAAAAGTATGGTGGTTGGTATATTCTCTCTTCAATTGCAATTTTTTTCTGTTCTTAATACTTTTATCAGTTTTTCTGATAGGGTTTTCTTCTACATGCAGGAAAGTGAGAATCAAGTATTTCATGTGGTAACAGATAGACAGAATTACTTTGCCATGAAGTTATGGTTCTCGAGGAACAAGTATATGGAGGCCACAGTTGAGGTGTTGAATATTGAAGATCATAAGCTGGAAAACAATAAGGCATCAACGTCAATTCATCTTTCCCTGCCTGAAGAATATCGTGTCTCCTTCCACAAGGTTGATAGACCACCAACAACAGAATACCTATCTGTTTTTTCGCATTCCCATTATCTTCTTCCTGAGATATTCCCTAGTTTAAAAAAAGTCGTGGTCTTGGATGATGACATTATTGTGCAAAGAGACTTGTCAGTCTTATGGGGCATCAATATGGATGGGAAAGTGAATGGTGCAGTTCAGTGCTGCTCAGTTAGACTGATTCAACTACAGAAACTTTTTGCTGACCAGAGATTGGATGAAACATCTTGTGCTTGGATGTCTGGATTAAATGTTATTGATCTAGTGAGGTGGAGGGAACAAGATATTTCCGGAAGATACCTGAAGTTGGTAACAGAGGTCAGTGACACTCTTATCTTTTGATGTACATTTGTTGTTTTCAATGACTTTTGCCTGCAATATGTAAGGCAATGGCTAGTAAAatatttccttctttctttattttcattttttgagtTTAATACGGTTTGAGAATTAGCATGTTATTGTTCTATTTCTCTATTTCTACTTTGAAATaatatcacaacatgacaaaTCAAATTTTGGTAAGTAAAAGTGATTTCTATTGTACTTGCCccaaaaatgatcaaaaaattGTTACTTTCTGGAGttctccatatttttaaggtTTGGTTGATTCCCTTAGACAATGTAGTTGGGACTCTTACTTGGTAAATTCATGTCCACAAACCCATTGACAATCATAATTTCTAATATAGCCACACTAGGGTGTGGCTGTAGCTTACACTAGGTGATTAAGGATACGGAAAAgggtcatatttttttttgaaactggtaaTGTAAAGGAAAAGGGTCATATTTGCCCCTATACTCACAGAAAAAGATTATATTTACCCTTCGTCATacttttttgatatatatgccCTTAAATCTAACTTTGGGCACATATTTACCCTTGAATTGTTAACTCTCATGTCTCCCACCTTATTATCTTATGTGGCGCCTACGTGAATATATTTTATCCCAATTAAAATTTTCTCCTAGTATATTTCTTCTACCCCACCCAACTAATTCAATAAAACCTATTTCCTAATATATACGCACGCTTAACTTTTTCCTCTTTCTATTGGCAATGTCAAGTTTATCCTTTGACTTAGCTGGAAAATCCAACACCAGACATTCTttgaaaccaaaaaaataaaaattgagacTTTTAATTATCAGGTTGtatgtaaaattaaaaaaaaattgggtttAATTCACAAAAATGACTTCTAAACCACCAAATAGGATAATTGCTATATGTATAACTCCACTAACAACCcaaatcaaatatgaaaaacaaagtaaaaaaaaagtcaGCTTTGATAGCTCAATAAAAGAGCAAATTGTAGTGTTGCTTCACGGGAACCAAAAAAGGGGAAAGCTTTAAGCTTTTGGGAATACCAAACCAATAGCCATTCGAAAAAATTCCATAGAGCTTCTTCTGGCAATTATATGATCTTTAGAATGAAATTGGACATAATTGCAGGACTTTAAGTTAATGAACAAAacactttttttaaattttcccCATATTTTATCCAAGCCAAAACAATATACCTGCTTCATGACTcccaaaaaaactaaaataaaataaaatactaccgcaaatacttttttttatatagattTTTCCATCTATCCAAGTCAAAACAATATCCTTCATGACcccaaaacaaaacaaaacaaaaagctAAAGCAAATACAAAAAACTACTAGatgttttatgttttttttgggggggtcttgaagaggtatattgttTTGGCTTGGATAAATTATGGGAAAAAATCTAGTAGAGGTGGGTTTTATATTTCATCTCATGAAAAAACGACtcataagaaatattttaaaaaataaaataaagaaagagtTGTTAGTTTCAAGGGTATAAGTGAGCCAAAAAGGTGAATGGAAGGGTATTCTTAGAATAAAAAGATGAGTAaagggtatttttagaccaaaaggtgAATGGAGGATATTTTTAGACCTTTTCCTGTAGTTCAGGAGTAATGATGTGGAGTACCAGGGGATCAACAACCCTAAAAAAAGAATGTTGGTGAAAAGGGTGATCAAAGAAGTGCAAGTGCCTCAGGGATTGCATTAATAACATATATGTCGATGGTTAGGGAGCAAATGGTCAAAATATGATGGGTAACCATTAAGTTGGGTTGTCTTTCGTGTATACccttcggaaacagccgccctactttttaaggtgggggttaggtctgcgtccactctaccctccccagaccccacatggtgggactatactgagtttgttgttgttgttgtctttcTTGTATACCCAAGAAACAGCTGGGAAATAATGATTTAATGAAATAAGAGGTCATTGTCTTCAAGAAAAGAAATCAAGTTGGCGCAAAGTCTAATATGTCAGTTTGAATATACAGAGATCGGACTTTTTCTGGCAACAGATATGGATTGCCCAACATACAATCACTTTGGTATGAGCTCGTGGATGTGTGTCAAAGATGAATAGAAGacttaaggggtcgtttggtagagtgtgttagcaaaaataatgcatgcattaattaggtgtattagtagtaccttgtttggtacactttttcatggcatgtagttatgcaagcattagttatacactctATTGTGTATTGTGTATTAAGACTTACATTACTAATACCATGGATttctaggtattagtaatgcaagggtatttaatacttgcattagttatacactctattgtgtattgatgcttgcattactaataccatggatttctaggtattagtaatgcaaggggATTTAATGCTTGCATTATTATGGTTAAACACTCAATTACCCCTCAAAACCTCTTTTACATCGTTCCCATCataattgttgatatttttgtaaataaatatttttatgcaatgcatgttattttCTAATGCACTaaaccaaacaatgcataagaaatattttatgtataattaatgcaagcataactaatacaaacattactaatacactctatttaacattattttaatacattctACCTAACGACCCCTAAGTGTTATAAGGTTTATGAAAGAAGGTAGTCTCACAACAATTCCTGGGAGGTGGAGGTTGTAGCAACGAACTTTATCGAACTTTTGTAATATGTGATATCATTGATGTTACACTTacggaggcaaacttcacttgAAGAAATAAGAGGTGTTCTTTGTGGATAGACAAGATCTTGATCTCTGGTGACTAGGAAGAAAAGTTTCAACTTATTGCTACATGCATTGCCGAGACCAGTCATTGATCATTTCCCAGTACTATTGGATAGTAACTACATCAATGCCTGAAATTAAACCTAGTATATTGATCACAAGACTGCTGCAAAAAGAAAATCTTTTTAATATGGACAACCCAACTACACAACAAGATGATCAACAAAGCAAAAATCCATATTTAGCAAAGggaaaaggctcaaatatgccattgccgtttgagaaaaggctcaacaatgccattattttttaactttggatttgcaaaaatattttttacgcGTGGCCAATTATAATTCGGCCACATCattaagtattatttttttaaatgaaaagccAAAATTTT
Proteins encoded in this window:
- the LOC129875906 gene encoding probable galacturonosyltransferase 7 isoform X1 codes for the protein MKGGILPAKRRWKGLVIAVLGLVFLSLLVPLVFLLGLHNGFHSSGYTTTQQSSASGGLRIYGRHSTPKIGNQSEDDESTHVDDLIHRLEPTLPKDFGGNIVVGQAENKTTGFPLLDGLTEEHLGVNSTGVVDLTKKNKSTDVGDLAKTKQSTGVGDLPKTKQSTGVGHLAGKKQSTDVGSTPGATENIRDIDEGEKLCELKFGSYCLWRRNHKEKVNDFTVRKMKDLLYVARAYYPSIAKLPALDKLSHEMKQNIQDFERVLSVTTVDKDLPPLIDQKLPKMEAVIAQAKACRVDCSNVDKKFRQLVDLTEDEATFHMRQSSFLYQLAVQTMPKSYHCLSMRLTVEYFRYPPPDIDQSLAERHLNPDLHHFVIFSSNVLASSAVINSTVTHAKVWWLESENQVFHVVTDRQNYFAMKLWFSRNKYMEATVEVLNIEDHKLENNKASTSIHLSLPEEYRVSFHKVDRPPTTEYLSVFSHSHYLLPEIFPSLKKVVVLDDDIIVQRDLSVLWGINMDGKVNGAVQCCSVRLIQLQKLFADQRLDETSCAWMSGLNVIDLVRWREQDISGRYLKLVTEMNSGEAVALRATLLTFQGEVYALDDKWVLSGLGHKYGVDIETVKNARVLHYNGNMKPWLELGIRDYTVSWRKFLNQENQFLSDCNIN
- the LOC129875906 gene encoding probable galacturonosyltransferase 7 isoform X2, translated to MKGGILPAKRRWKGLVIAVLGLVFLSLLVPLVFLLGLHNGFHSSGYTTTQQSSASGGLRIYGRHSTPKIGNQSEDDESTHVDDLIHRLEPTLPKDFGGNIVVGQAENKTTGFPLLDGLTEEHLGVNSTGVVDLTKKNKSTDVGDLAKTKQSTGVGDLPKTKQSTGVGHLAGKKQSTDVGSTPGATENIRDIDEGEKLCELKFGSYCLWRRNHKEKVNDFTVRKMKDLLYVARAYYPSIAKLPALDKLSHEMKQNIQDFERVLSVTTVDKDLPPLIDQKLPKMEAVIAQAKACRVDCSNVDKKFRQLVDLTEDEATFHMRQSSFLYQLAVQTMPKSYHCLSMRLTVEYFRYPPPDIDQSLAERHLNPDLHHFVIFSSNVLASSAVINSTVTHAKESENQVFHVVTDRQNYFAMKLWFSRNKYMEATVEVLNIEDHKLENNKASTSIHLSLPEEYRVSFHKVDRPPTTEYLSVFSHSHYLLPEIFPSLKKVVVLDDDIIVQRDLSVLWGINMDGKVNGAVQCCSVRLIQLQKLFADQRLDETSCAWMSGLNVIDLVRWREQDISGRYLKLVTEMNSGEAVALRATLLTFQGEVYALDDKWVLSGLGHKYGVDIETVKNARVLHYNGNMKPWLELGIRDYTVSWRKFLNQENQFLSDCNIN